A window from Fragaria vesca subsp. vesca linkage group LG5, FraVesHawaii_1.0, whole genome shotgun sequence encodes these proteins:
- the LOC101291830 gene encoding uncharacterized protein LOC101291830 isoform 1 — MDNRNAAYHPCLKPAVVVTGTANEGTAGPAIGHVDIGVSDAAYLFRVAVPGLRRKQSTVKCIIESDGKVHIEGVMTETGLVLNSSTVYQMKVQQLCGAGSFTISFNLPGTVDARLFSPVFRPDGILEVVVMKSKMSQEVLKFPSHGRKSSPVEFPQVTV, encoded by the exons ATGGACAACCGAAATGCTGCTTACCATCCATGTCTGAAGCCAGCGGTTGTTGTAACTGGAACAGCAAATGAAGGTACTGCTGGACCAGCTATTGGTCATGTTGACATTGGCGTGAGTGATGCAGCTTACTTATTTCGAGTTGCAGTTCCTGGTCTTCGGAGGAAACAAA GTACAGTGAAATGCATCATCGAAAGTGACGGGAAGGTCCATATCGAAGGAGTTATGACAGAGACCGGACTTGTTTTAAACTCATCAACTGTGTACCAGATGAAAGTCCAGCAACTATGCGGAGCGGGATCATTTACCATCTCTTTTAATCTTCCTGGAACTGTTGATGCTCGGCTGTTTTCTCCTGTTTTTCGGCCAGATGGAATCCTTGAAGTGGTGGTTATGAAATCGAAAATGTCTCAGGAAGTCCTCAAGTTCCCTTCTCATGGCAGAAAGTCTTCCCCTGTTGAGTTTCCTCAAGTAACCGTCTGA